Part of the Halodesulfovibrio aestuarii DSM 17919 = ATCC 29578 genome, GTGCGCCAAATCATCATCTACTATTAATACTTGTGCGCTCATTAGGCGTTTTCTCCTACCGGTGACACTGGAATTTCAATAACAAACTGAGCTCCGGCACCTTCCTGTGGTTCCACGTGAATTGTGCCGCCGTGTGCTTCAATAATTTTAAGCACAATGGAAAGACCTAGTCCTGTACCCTGACTTTTAGTTGTATAATATGGTTCAAAGATACGAACAGCATCCTCTTTACTAATGCCTTTACCGGTATCGGAAATAGCCAGTGTAACTAATTTTTCAGTATGGGAAAGGTTCACGGTAAGAGTACCGCCTTCCGGCATGGCTTCAAAACTGTTTAAACAAATATTCAAAACAGCCTGAGAGAATCTGTCCGGATCAACAAACAGATGTGGAAGAGTGTCATCATTTACAACATTCAAAACAACATTATGTGTTGCAGCATCTTGTTTGATTAACCCGAAACAATGCTTAAGCAATACATTTAGGTCAGTCTCTGTACGACGTAGATCAGACGGTCTGGAAAGACTGATGAGATCCGTAATTACACGATTAAGGCGCTCAACTTCATGCACCATAATATTAGCAGCTTCCCTGTCCTCAGAGCCTTCTTCAAAGCGACTGCCAAAATACGTTGCATACCCTTTAATTGAACTTAAGGGATTGCGGATTTCATGGGCAACACCAGCTGCAAGCGAACCGACAGCAGCCAGCTTTTCCTTGCGGCGAACTTCTGCCTCAAGTCTGCGCACTTCACGAAGATCACGCAGCAGATAGACATACCCGATAGCGGTACCGTCATCCAGAGCGACAGCAGAACCACTCACGCCAATCGGGATAATTTCACCGTGCTCACCGAGACACTCAACTTCGATTTCAGAAAGAACTTCACCACCGGTAAGCTCTACAAGACGCGCTACGCATTCCGGCAACACGTCTGAAGGGAGTTTCCCCACCACATCACCATCTGTAAGATTCAACTGCTCCAGAGCAACATCGTTCAACATAGCGATACGGCCTTCATCATCCGTCACCAGCAAGCCATCGGGAAGATTATACATAACTTCATTGGCTAGAGCTTCAGAGCTCTGCATACGTCTGCGTGACTGACGTGCTTTCTGTGCCCATGTCAGTGCAAAAAAACCTGCAAGACCAATAAGCAGAATAAACACAGCATTCACCATCGCGTGCTCTCTATTCACTCTCTGTGCAGTGGCAAAGGCCTCCTCATCCAGCCCAATATAAATAACTGGTACAGGGCCGTGTTGTGGAAAAAGTTTACGCCTGAACATATGTTCTTCTTTTGAACACTCTCGAGCCTGCATCCCCTTATGGTTTTCCATCTTGCAGACGGAACGAGGCATTCCGTGAGGCTTGCCTGACATTAGAGCAAAAGGACGAAATTCTCTGTAAACAACAAATGCCTTCTCTCTGCCCTGCTCCATAATGCGCCACGAAACGTGTCTCCGAGGGTGCAGCTTTGCTAATTGCTGCATACTGAATGCACGGGTGCCAACTACGTTGGGATTACTGTGGGCGATAATATTACCATTAGCGTCAGTTGCCATAAGAAACAAAATACCAGACTGGCTTGCCATTTCCTCTAACATGGTCTGAAGCCTAAGAGCTTTCATATTAAGGCGAAAATCTGTTCGGGTTCCTGCTTCCAGAGCCTTTATGATAGAGGCGCCTTTCTCTTCATAAAATGTTTCCAGCTGTCGATTCTCCTGCTCAATACCCCGTATTGTCATAAAGCTGATAACCATGCCGAGGATAATAATCCCACCGGCGAGTAACCATAACGAAGTAACAAATTGAGATCGCACTATTTTTTTCTTACGAAGAATGGTCTCTTTCATAACAGCCCTGTGTATTCTTTTTTTTCAGTGTAAAAAAAATAAACAACCAACACAAAACATTCTGTATGCTTTTTTTACACATATATTTTGGTTTATTTTTCCCAAAACAACACTTCTCAAGACAACGCTTTGTTTTAAAACAACTTATCTACAAAAGGAAAAACTTGGCACAAGCGTTGCTTTATTAAGAACTAGCAAAACACGAACCATTACTTGATCATTAAATATAGGAGTTCATTATGCAGTTTAAAACATTAAAACTATTAGTTGCGACAGCATGTGTCATGGCAGTGGCCACCGTAGCTTTAGCCGCAAGTCCGAACTGGACAGACCTTAGCGAAGCTCAGCAGCAGAAGTACATAACTCTGCACGATGATTTTATTAAGAATACGACTCCACTTCGTGATGCTATATGGGCAAAACAAGTAGAACTTAACGCCCTTATGAACAATGAAAATGTTGATGCAAACAAAGTTGCAAGCGTAGTTACTGAAATGAACAAACTCCGTGCAGAGATGCGTGCTCAACGCACCGCTTTTGCAGCAATTGTAAAAAAAGAAGTTGGTGTTGACCCAATTGCTAACCCGCACCGTGGATATGGTATGGGTTACAACTGTCCGAGATACAAAAACAACATGGGTGGACAGGGGATGATGCGCGGTCAGGGCATGCGTGGACAAGGTATGATGCGTGGTCAGGGTATGCGTGGACAGGGCATGATGCGTGGTCAATGTGGCTACAATGGCAATATGCCAATGCCTGCTCCTGCTCAGCAGTAACAACCAAAATTTATACTCCGCAATCCGTCACAACTCGCGGCAGCGAGTCCTTCACCTAGTGTGGCGCATTGCACACCTTCTTAGTTGTCTTTTACCCTCCGGGGTAATTCGAATACAAAGGGTAATTGGTACCCTTTCTCCCCCAGATGGAAAGGCCCTGTACGAATCCTCAAGTACAGGGCTTTTTCTTTTTTATAATCAGCAAATATACGCTAAACGCTCTCCATCAGTTATCCTTATCGCTAATCATTGAGACACCCCAGTTCAATAGTACAATACTAGGAAAAGATGCACTCTTTGACGCTCTTTGGGGGAGATTTATGCGCCAAAACACACTAAAATGGATAGTAGTACTTACCTTGCTCCCCATTCTCTCCGCACTTGCCATTCAGTATGAAACCCGCAGAACCTCCGGTACGATCTACATTGAAAAAGCAGTACCTGAACAGGTCATGCTGATTCTCAACACAACACACCCGGAGAAAGTTGAAACAACATTTATGCTCGCCCGAGATCTGTACAATAAAGGAATAGAAACCACGCTTGTTTTAGAAGGATCAGGTGTAAATCTGGTGCGCATGCTGCATACTAAGAATTTTGGATATGAGGGTAAAATTGCTGTCTGCAAGAAGTGCATGGATAAATTTGATATTCAGAAAGAAGAACTCCCTGATGGTGCATATCCTACTTCTGAGAACCTAACCTTCATCATTCATGTCGAAGATTACATGAATCCGAGCTTTGAATAACAGGACATACCATGAATACGTTCAAGGAGATGATCACGACTCTTTGTATTCTACTATTTTTCACACCCCTGCTCCACGCAGAAACTATCTCTGCATTTTCTGCAACTCCGCTCCATGTACAATACTGTACACCGCCAGCTAGTAGTTCTTATCGAGAAATAACATTTATTATTCCTGCAGCAAACAAACTCAGGCAGGCAGTGCGTACAGTCACCCTTGCAAATAAACGCCAGCGCGCTGGGGTGCACACGATTATCCTGTTTGAAAGTACAGCAGCAAGCCTTCCGGTTGTTCAAGGAATTCCATATGAAACAATTACACAGTACACAGAAAAAAGAGGGGGAACACAGCAACAATCAATCTCAAAGTGTTCTAAAAGAGCCACAGGCACCATTCCTCCACTTATCCCTGAAATAACTATCCCGAACGCACAGCAAATATATCTGCCTCTTTTGGATAAGCTTCTTCTGGAACATGCCAGACTTGGTGGCAACATAGTGTTGTGCCCCTGCTGCAACCAAACACTGAAGCAGGGAATAAGGTATCTGCCCAAAAGAATTGCGCCTAAGAAGCTACAACATCTCAAAAAACAAATGAAGATACCTGAGGGGGATTATTAGAGTATGTTCTAAAGCGGGGACTAGTTTTTTAGGGAGGGGATGGGGAAAAGTTTGATTGTAAAAACGGTAGGAGAGTTTGCGGGAAACATTAATACAAGAATATGCATTTATTAAAGAATATTTTATTTTTGGAAATTATTCGTCAGTAAAGCCGAAAAGACTTCCTCGACAAATGACTTTGTTTCCGAACTTATTACGCACTGCATCCAATGCTTCATCAATCTGCTGCTGTTTTTTAGTAGCGCGCACAACACCCGTGCACCTATGCTGCATGTGATCAAGCATATTAAGCTGCTCTAAACCGGTATTATTGTAATTTGAAAGTCCAAGGCCGATCAGACGTACAGGTTTTACAAGGTCAATAGCATCCAGCAAATCTGCTGCTACTTGATAAATAACATCTGTCGTGTTGGTGGGATCAGGTAATGTCTTACTTCGGGTAAGAGATTGAAAATCACTGTACTTAACTTTTAATGTAATAGTACGCCCTTTAAGTCCATGCTTTCGCTGGTTCTGCCCCACACGGTCTGCATGACGCATAAGCCATTTTTTGAGCAACACCTTATCGAGTGTATCCTTATGCAACGTAGTTTCTGCACTTTCTGATTTCGCCTCTATAGAAGTTTCAACTGCTCGTTCATCAATGCCGTTGGCACGTTCCCATAGCGCAATGCCGCTTTTCCCAAACCGGCGTTCCCAAAATTCAAGCGAATATTCCAGAACATGACCGCAAGTACTGACGCCAAGTTCATCAAGCTTTTCAACAAATTTTTTGCCTACTCCGGGAATTTTACGCACAGGAAGTTCCTGCAAAAAAGTTGAAACATCTTCTTCGTAAATAGCGAACAGCCCGTTAGGCTTGTTGTAGTCAGAGGCAATTTTAGCAAGAAACTTTACAGGAGCGATGCCGATTGAGCATGTCAGGCCAACGGTATCAAAAATTTTCTGCTTCATCCCCTGCGCCATTTCAAGAGGAGAGCCGAAAAGATGACCGGCTCCTGTTGCATCAATAAAAGCTTCATCAATTGAAGCTTGTTCAATAACCGGGGAATATGAATAGAGCACGGACATTACTTTACGGGAAATTTCCACATACCGCCCCCGCGAGATATCTGCATATATCCCGTTCGGACACAGCTTACGTGCCTGAACAATAGGCATAGCAGAATGCACACCAAATTTCCGTGCTTCATATGAAGCCGCACATACAACACTACGATCTCCAGAACCACCTACAATGACAGGTTTCCCTTTCCATTCCGGGTGGTCTAGTTGCTCAACAGAAGCAAAAAAAGCGTCCATATCAAGGTGCATAATGCAGCGTTTCATACACAACATATACCAGAATGCCAGTACGGACAGAAGCCCCATTGTGACACAAAGCAGTTTTGTACAGTCAGCCTACGAAAGTAACAAAAATTCAAGATGCTACTACAAACTCATTTTTTCTCTTTCCTTTTCAAAAAAACTAGCATACTCTCTGACGGTTTAAACAGTGCCCCATAGCGTGGGGCTTTTCTGTGTCCAATCTATTACTCCCCCTAATATTAGGGAAATAGGTGTGCATATGGCTCTAACAGCTTCCTGCTTTGGTATTATACCCGCACGGTACGATTCCTCGCGCTTTCCTGGAAAACCGCTTGCGCTTATCGAGGGCAAGCCTATGTTCTGGCATGTATATCAACGTGCCTGTTCATGTCCGGAGTTCGACAAAATCGTATTGGCAACGGACGACGAACGTATTGCAAACATCGCGCGCGAGCTGGATGTCGAATACGTAATGACCCGCAAAGACCACCCCAGCGGGACGGACAGAGTATATGAAGCTGCATGCTTGCTTGGCGCTGGTGAAGACGCTGTTATTGTAAACATCCAAGGCGACGAACCTGCACTTAACCCGATTATGCTCACCGAGTTAGTTACCCCATTCTTAACAGACGGCAATGTACAGGTAGCGACACTCGCGCACCATATTACCGAAGAAGAAGCAGCAAGTCCTGACAAAGTAAAAATTGTTCAGGCTGCAAATGGTGACGCACTCTACTTTTCCCGCGCACGTATCCCATTTGCGCGAGATGGCGAAACAACTAACGGGTATCTTGGGCATATTGGCTTATACGCATTCCGTTTTGGAGTTTTAAAGCAGTTCACAAAGTGGGAGCAGTCCAGCTTAGAGCGTATAGAACGACTTGAGCAACTGCGTCTTTTAGAGAATAATGTTCCTATCAGAGTGGTATGCACGGAGCATAAGACACACGGTGTGGATCGTCCTGAAGATATAGACGTAATTTTAAAACTTTTACGGGAGAACGCCTGATGAAAGCCATTTTGGCACTTGAAGACGGCTTTGTACTTGAGGGTCGCTCATTCACCGGACCTGGTGAAACTGGCGGTGAGGTCATCTTCAACACTGGTATGACTGGGTATCAGGAAATTTTGACAGACCCTTCCTACGCTGGACAAATGGTATGTATGACATACCCGCTTATCGGCAACTACGGCGTAACTGAAGAAGATATTGAGTCAGGCGGGGTTCACGCTGCAGCACTTATCGTAAAAGAATGCTGCAAAGTTCCTTCTAACTGGCGTTCGGTAGCGTCTCTGCCGGACTATCTCAAGCATAGTGGTGTACTTGGTATTGAAGGAATTGATACAAGAGCACTTACAAGCCACATTCGTAAGAACGGCGCAATGCGAGCAATTATATCTACAAAAGAACTTAATGTAGAAAAGCTTGTTGAAAAAGCAAAAGCGCTTCCTTCTATGGAAGGACTCAATCTTGTAAAAGACGTTGCACCAACAGATGTATACCGATGGGATGGTGTTCGACCGCAAAAAATCCGTCTTGTAGACGGTGTTTACAGTTGGACAGGCAAAGGTCCCAAAATTGTTGTGTACGACTTTGGCATTAAATGGAACATCTTACGACTATTGCATGAACTGGGACTTGACTTACTAGTCGTTCCTCCGTCATTTACAGCAGAGCAGGTTGCATTAACTGGTGCCGATGCAGTCTTTTTATCTAACGGACCAGGTGACCCTGCGACACTTAAAGATGAAATTGCCGAAATTACTAAGCTTTGCGACATGATGCCTGTTGGCGGTATTTGCCTTGGACATCAGCTACTTGGACACGCATTAGGTGGCACAACATCCAAACTTAAATTTGGGCATCACGGCTGTAACCATCCTGTTAAGGATTTGACAACTGGGCGCATTGAAATTTCTTCGCAGAACCACGGATTCTGTGTTGAACTGGATAGTGACGATGTGGAAATTACTCACATCAACCTCAACGATAATACAGTTGAAGGCATTGCACATAAAGTTAAGAGTATTATTTCTGTGCAACACCATCCAGAAGCTTGTCCGGGACCTAATGACAGTCACTACTTCTTCAAACGATTCAGTGACATGGTTAAAGAAAGTCTCAACAAGTAGTTTCATCACGCTTCCCAAAGGGGGTTTTGGATGTCTGCTGAACTGACTAGAGCTCGTACTCAGCTAAGCAATGTTCGTACGTACTTGAAACAAGCAAAAATTCAGATGGCCGCTCAGGCACTGCATGACGGGATAATTGCTTACTTAAAATATCCGTTAATGAAGGCTGAAAAGCAGGAATTTTTACGCTTACTTGAAGACAGTACAATGTATTTGGCTGCAGCTCCTAAACTTAAAGAAGTTTTTCCCATCGCACTTATCTTTAAAGAAGGTGAAGAGCGACAGCTGGTTCAAACACTGAAGGAGCTACTTGTCGAGCTTCAAAAGAATGTAACTGACGAAGCTCAGCAAATGCTCGAAGCGCTGGAAAGACAAAAACAGCTAGAACTTGAAAAAGGGCAAATGCTTCTTGATACAGCACAACATGAAAATGCTGTTACTGTATTCAATGCCTTACTCACAAGATTTTCAGAAGATGCAGACCTTAAAAGTGACGTTGCAGAACGCTACATTCGTGCTGGTATGTACAGTGAAGCATTCACTCTGCTTGCTGAAGCAATTGAACTTTCTCCGGAAAACATCCGTTATTACAACAGTATTGGAATGGCGCTCCGGAAAATGGGTAAATACGATGTAGCAGAAAAATATTTTGCTAAAGCCGTAAAGGTCGCCGGACAAGACCCGCATCTCTTCTTTAATCTTGGACGAGTCTACGTAGACTGGGAAAAATGGGATAAATGCGCAAAGTCAGCCCTTATGGCGCTGAAGCTTGATCCCGAATTTAAAGAAGCAGAAAAAATGCTCGCATTCGCAAAAAAACGTATGGCATAACCCCTTAAAGCGTAAGCACAGAGTTATGATATAAACCTGAAAACCAGGAAAAACAGTATGCTTTGTATATCGTCATCATAACTCAGGCAGCCATTGATTTATTAGCAGCCCAAGAGCAGATAGTAAAAACTATCTGCTCTTTTTTTTTATGCATGTTATTTTTATCTCTATCTTCTTACCTGCTTTATTTTATTGATTTTTAATAAAAGCTAAAAAAAACAGCCCTTACGAAAAAATATTTGATATTCAAACTTCAACTCCTTGTGCAAAAAAACACAATGTTGCAATAAAAATAATATTTCATCATAAATTCAAACTATTACCCTTTATCCAAGTTTATGAATAAGACATTATTACACAATTCCTTTCTTTTTTTTTAAAAAACATGCTTCTATAGGAAAGTAGCTATTATTCTTAATAAACTTGAATTTCAGTGGGTTATTTCGATTCTTTTATTCAGACGAGGTGATTGACATATTTTTCACATTCTTTTACCTCAAAAGCACGGAACAACATTTGATTAGAGGTTAACGTAAGTTATGCGAGGAAAAAATGCTTAAAAACGTTACTAGACTTTTCACTATGCTATCCCTCTGGGTTAGCGCAGCAATTTTTGCATCTCCTGTAGGTGCTTTTGCTGCTGAAGCGGTTACGGCAGGTGCTCCTGCCGGCGGCAATCATGTATGGTGGTTTTGGCCACTTATCTTACTAGTTTTTTGTTTTGTACTTGGTGTGATCGCGGTTCTTGCTGGTGTTGGTGGCGGCGTATTGTACGTACCACTGGTATCCGGTTTCTTCCCGTTCCACATCGACTTTGTACGTGGTGCAGGTCTTATGGTTGCGCTTGCAGGTGCCCTTGCTGCGGGCCCTGGTCTTTTAAAGCGTAACCTTGCAAGTCTCCGCCTTGCACTGCCTATGGCTCTTATTGCGTCAGCCTGTGCTGTCGTGGGTGCTATGCTTGGTTTATACCTCTCACAGCTCGACCCACGATATGTTCAGACTGCACTCGGTGCGACCATTATGGGTATCTCAATTCTGTTGCTTTGTTCTAAAAACTCAGAATACCCGGTTGTCACAAAACAGGACGCAATCAGTCATGCGCTTGGTATTGAAGGTCTCTATCAAGATCAGGCAACAGGAAAAGAATTTGAATGGAAAACTCACCGCACCTTTACCGGTCTGCTGTTATTCGTCGTAATCGGCGTCATGGCAGGCATGTTCGGACTTGGCGCAGGTTGGGCTAACATCCCTGTTCTCAACCTCCTTATGGGCGCTCCACTGAAAGTCTCTGTAGCAACATCCAAGTTCTTACTCTCCATCACAGATACCTCTGCGGCATGGGTGTACATGAACCAGGGTGCGGTTATTCCACTGATCGCTATCCCTTCCATTATCGGCCTGATGCTTGGCTCTCTCGTGGGCGTACGCCTGCTTGCTGTCGCAAAAGCCTCTTTCATCCGTTATATGGTAATCGGCGTTCTCTTCTTTGCTGGTTTCAAGGCTCTTGATAAAGGCCTTGGACTCGGTATCCTGGGTTAATGGAGGTAAGTCATGACAATACAAACGAACAGATGCGTGACTCCACCAGAACAAATGCGCTATGCAATGATTCTGGAACGTGGTGCTTATCTTGGTATCCTTATCATGCTCATTACCTATGCAATATATGCATTTGGTATTCTTACTCCCCATGTACCAATTGAAACAGTAATTAATAACTGGCACCTAGGTGTTCACGACTATCTAAAAGCAACCAACAGCCCTACAGGCTGGGACTGGCTTAGTCTTGTCGGAACAGGCGACTTCATCAACTTCATCGGTCTTGTATTGCTCGCAGTTATGACTATCATCTGCTACGCAACACTCATTTTACCGTACTTCCGATGTGGTGATTTTATCTACCTTTCTATTGTAATCGCTGAAATCGCAGTTCTTACTCTTGCTGCTTCTGGTATCCTCGGAAGCGGCGGGCACTAAAGAACCTGATATTAAATAACAAAAAAAAGCCCCTCGATCATTCGATCGAGGGCTTTTTTTTGTTGAGATTTCGCTTCCTTAATTTTTTATTGCCATCGCCAAGAG contains:
- a CDS encoding ATP-binding protein; this translates as MKETILRKKKIVRSQFVTSLWLLAGGIIILGMVISFMTIRGIEQENRQLETFYEEKGASIIKALEAGTRTDFRLNMKALRLQTMLEEMASQSGILFLMATDANGNIIAHSNPNVVGTRAFSMQQLAKLHPRRHVSWRIMEQGREKAFVVYREFRPFALMSGKPHGMPRSVCKMENHKGMQARECSKEEHMFRRKLFPQHGPVPVIYIGLDEEAFATAQRVNREHAMVNAVFILLIGLAGFFALTWAQKARQSRRRMQSSEALANEVMYNLPDGLLVTDDEGRIAMLNDVALEQLNLTDGDVVGKLPSDVLPECVARLVELTGGEVLSEIEVECLGEHGEIIPIGVSGSAVALDDGTAIGYVYLLRDLREVRRLEAEVRRKEKLAAVGSLAAGVAHEIRNPLSSIKGYATYFGSRFEEGSEDREAANIMVHEVERLNRVITDLISLSRPSDLRRTETDLNVLLKHCFGLIKQDAATHNVVLNVVNDDTLPHLFVDPDRFSQAVLNICLNSFEAMPEGGTLTVNLSHTEKLVTLAISDTGKGISKEDAVRIFEPYYTTKSQGTGLGLSIVLKIIEAHGGTIHVEPQEGAGAQFVIEIPVSPVGENA
- a CDS encoding Spy/CpxP family protein refolding chaperone, translated to MQFKTLKLLVATACVMAVATVALAASPNWTDLSEAQQQKYITLHDDFIKNTTPLRDAIWAKQVELNALMNNENVDANKVASVVTEMNKLRAEMRAQRTAFAAIVKKEVGVDPIANPHRGYGMGYNCPRYKNNMGGQGMMRGQGMRGQGMMRGQGMRGQGMMRGQCGYNGNMPMPAPAQQ
- a CDS encoding DNA polymerase IV, giving the protein MKRCIMHLDMDAFFASVEQLDHPEWKGKPVIVGGSGDRSVVCAASYEARKFGVHSAMPIVQARKLCPNGIYADISRGRYVEISRKVMSVLYSYSPVIEQASIDEAFIDATGAGHLFGSPLEMAQGMKQKIFDTVGLTCSIGIAPVKFLAKIASDYNKPNGLFAIYEEDVSTFLQELPVRKIPGVGKKFVEKLDELGVSTCGHVLEYSLEFWERRFGKSGIALWERANGIDERAVETSIEAKSESAETTLHKDTLDKVLLKKWLMRHADRVGQNQRKHGLKGRTITLKVKYSDFQSLTRSKTLPDPTNTTDVIYQVAADLLDAIDLVKPVRLIGLGLSNYNNTGLEQLNMLDHMQHRCTGVVRATKKQQQIDEALDAVRNKFGNKVICRGSLFGFTDE
- the kdsB gene encoding 3-deoxy-manno-octulosonate cytidylyltransferase: MALTASCFGIIPARYDSSRFPGKPLALIEGKPMFWHVYQRACSCPEFDKIVLATDDERIANIARELDVEYVMTRKDHPSGTDRVYEAACLLGAGEDAVIVNIQGDEPALNPIMLTELVTPFLTDGNVQVATLAHHITEEEAASPDKVKIVQAANGDALYFSRARIPFARDGETTNGYLGHIGLYAFRFGVLKQFTKWEQSSLERIERLEQLRLLENNVPIRVVCTEHKTHGVDRPEDIDVILKLLRENA
- the carA gene encoding glutamine-hydrolyzing carbamoyl-phosphate synthase small subunit, giving the protein MKAILALEDGFVLEGRSFTGPGETGGEVIFNTGMTGYQEILTDPSYAGQMVCMTYPLIGNYGVTEEDIESGGVHAAALIVKECCKVPSNWRSVASLPDYLKHSGVLGIEGIDTRALTSHIRKNGAMRAIISTKELNVEKLVEKAKALPSMEGLNLVKDVAPTDVYRWDGVRPQKIRLVDGVYSWTGKGPKIVVYDFGIKWNILRLLHELGLDLLVVPPSFTAEQVALTGADAVFLSNGPGDPATLKDEIAEITKLCDMMPVGGICLGHQLLGHALGGTTSKLKFGHHGCNHPVKDLTTGRIEISSQNHGFCVELDSDDVEITHINLNDNTVEGIAHKVKSIISVQHHPEACPGPNDSHYFFKRFSDMVKESLNK
- a CDS encoding tetratricopeptide repeat protein; this encodes MSAELTRARTQLSNVRTYLKQAKIQMAAQALHDGIIAYLKYPLMKAEKQEFLRLLEDSTMYLAAAPKLKEVFPIALIFKEGEERQLVQTLKELLVELQKNVTDEAQQMLEALERQKQLELEKGQMLLDTAQHENAVTVFNALLTRFSEDADLKSDVAERYIRAGMYSEAFTLLAEAIELSPENIRYYNSIGMALRKMGKYDVAEKYFAKAVKVAGQDPHLFFNLGRVYVDWEKWDKCAKSALMALKLDPEFKEAEKMLAFAKKRMA
- a CDS encoding sulfite exporter TauE/SafE family protein; the protein is MLKNVTRLFTMLSLWVSAAIFASPVGAFAAEAVTAGAPAGGNHVWWFWPLILLVFCFVLGVIAVLAGVGGGVLYVPLVSGFFPFHIDFVRGAGLMVALAGALAAGPGLLKRNLASLRLALPMALIASACAVVGAMLGLYLSQLDPRYVQTALGATIMGISILLLCSKNSEYPVVTKQDAISHALGIEGLYQDQATGKEFEWKTHRTFTGLLLFVVIGVMAGMFGLGAGWANIPVLNLLMGAPLKVSVATSKFLLSITDTSAAWVYMNQGAVIPLIAIPSIIGLMLGSLVGVRLLAVAKASFIRYMVIGVLFFAGFKALDKGLGLGILG